From the Anaeromyxobacter dehalogenans 2CP-1 genome, the window CGCCATGTTGATGGGGATGGCGAAGCCGATCCCCTGACCGGTGGCGTTGACGGCGGTGGCGATCCCGACCACCTCGCCGCGCAGGTTGAGGAGCGGGCCGCCGGAGTTCCCCGGGTTGATGGACGCGTCGGTCTGGATGAAGTCGTAGGTGCCAGGCCGTCCCACCGGCGAGATGTCGTTGCGGCCGGTGTGGCTGATGATGCCGAGCGTGACGGAGTGGTCGAGGCCGAACGGGCTCCCGATGACCATCACCCACTCCGCCACGGTGATCCGGTCGGAGTCGCCCAGCGGCACCACCGGCAGCGGCCGCGGCGCGTCCACCTTGAGGAGCGCCACGTCCGACTCCCCGTCGAGCCCCACCACGCGCGCGGCCAGCCGGGGGACGCCGCCCCCCAGGTCCACCTCGACGCGGTCGGCGCCCTCCACCACGTGGGCGTTGGTGAGCACCCAGCCGTCGCGCTGGATCACGAAGCCCGAGCCGATCCCGCGCCGCGGCCCGTCGTGCAGCTTGTCGAACAGCTCCCGCAGGCCGTCGTCGCTGCCCTGCCCCTGCGGTGGCTCGGGCTGGAGCGTCACCACCCCGACCACCGCCGGGATGGCCGCCTCGGCGAGCCGGGAGAGATCGGGGAGCCCCGCCATCGCCTGCGGCGGCGGCGCGGGGGCCCGCGCGGCCTCGGTGTAGAGCGCGCCGCGCGCGCTCGCCCCGGCGGACGCCGCCACGGGTGAAGCCGCCGCCGCGGGGGCCGCGGGGGCCGCCCCGCCCGCGCCGGGCGCGGGGCCCGCGACCAGCTGCACCGCCGCCAGCAGCACCGTCCAGCCCGACATGGCCACCTCCGCCCGCGCAGGCGCGAGCTCCCGATCCAAGGTGGGGCGGCGGCGACGAGGTGCGCAAGAAGGCGCACCCGCGTGTCAGGGCGCGGACCCGGGCCAGCGCCGGGCGGACGGGCGGCGGGTCGCCCGGTGCGACGCTCGCGCGGGCGGCGGGGGAGGGGAGGTCAGCGTCCGTCGAGGTGCTCGGCCACGATGCGGTCGAGCGCCCGGCGGTCCGCCTCGGTGTGGCCCTCGGTCGGCCGGGCCGGGGTCCCGCCACGCCCCGGCTGCTGCCGGGCCTGCGCGGGCGGCCGCGGGGGCGGCGCCTTCGCGGGCGCGGTGCCCTTCATCTCGGCCCAGGTCCGGTCCACGAACTCCGACGGGGTCCGCGCGGCCTTCCAGCGGTCGCCCAGCGTGCGCCCGCCGAACGGCACGAACGCCCACACCGCGGCCAGCGCGGCGCCGGCGACGGCGAGCTTCAGCAGGAGCTTCAGCATGGGACTCCGGGTAGCACGGCCGCGGGGTCGCGGCGAGTTTTCGGAGCCCCGCCGCGCGGTCCGGGCGGCGCCGCCGCGCGACCGCGCCGCCGCCCTCACGCGAGCCACGGGACCAGCTCCGCGGCGCTCTCGACCAGCACCGTCGCGCCCGCGTCGAGGAGCGCGGCGCGGCTGCGCAGGCCCCAGCCCACCGCGACCATCTGCACCCCCGCGGCGCGGGCCGTCGCGACGTCCACCGGGCTGTCCCCCACGAACACCGTCTCGGCGTCGGTGGCGCCCACGCGCGACTGGATGATGCGGACGCCCTCCGGGTCCGGCTTGCGCGGCGCCTCGTCCCCGCCGACCACCACCGCGAAGCGGCCCAGCAGCCCGAGCCCGTCGAGGATCCGGCGGGCCATCGCGCCGGGCTTGTTGGTGTGCACCGCCAGCGTGCGGCCGGCCCCGGCGAGCGCCGCGGCGAGCCCGGGGTACGTGCGGGTGGCGTCGAGGCAGTGGACCTCGTAGTGCGCGCGCCAGGCCGCGAGCGCCGGCTCGAGCCGCTCCGCGTGCGGGCCGAGCGCGCGCTCGAGGAGCACCCGCGCGCCCTCGCCCACGAAGCCGCGGATCTCGTCCGTCGTGCGCGGCGGCAGGCCCACCGTGGCGAGCGCGTGGTTCACCGAGGCGGCGAGGTCGTCGAGCGAGTCGACCAGCGTGCCGTCGAGATCGAGGATGGCGAGGCGCGGCATGGCGGCGGCGAGTCTACACCCGCCCCGCGCTCACGCGGCGCTCTCGGCGCTCCCGGCGGGCGGGAGCGCGCCACGGCGGCGGAGCACCGCGAGCAGCGCGTCGTGCACCGCGGGATCGAGCTGCGCCCCGCGAAGCTCCGCCAGCACGCCGGCCGCCGCGCCCGGCGCGAGCGCCGCCTGGTAGGGCCGGTCGGACGTGCAGGCGTCCCAGGTGTCGGCGGCGTTCACGATGCGCGCGGCCAGCGGGATGTCGCCGCCCGCCAGCCGGTCGGGGTAGCCGGCGCCGTCCCAGCGCTCGTGGTGGCAGCGGATGGCGGGGAGGGCCTCGCGCAGGAACGCGACGCCGCCCACGATCTCCGCGCCGATGCGCGGGTGCTCGCGCATGAGCGCCATCTCCTCGGCGGTGAGCGGCACCGGCTTCGCGAGCACGTGGTCGGGGATGCCGATCTTGCCCACGTCGTGCAGCACGCCGCCGTACTCGAGCGCGAGCAGCGCCTGCGGGCCGAGCCCCAGCTCGCGGCCGATCTCGACGGCCAGCTCGGCCACCCGCTGCGAGTGGCCGCGCGTGTACGGGTCCTTCGCGTCGATGGCCGAGGCCAGGCTGCGGATCGTGTCGAGGTAGCCGCGCTCCAGCGCCGCCACCAGGCGGCGGTTCTCGGCGTCGTAGCCCGCCAGCTCGCGCGACATGTGGTTGAACGCGTGCGCGAGGTCGCCCAGCTCGTCGCGGCTGCGCACCGCGAGCTGCCGGCCGAAGCGGCCGCGCGCGATCTCGAGCGCGCCCTGCACGCTGGCGCGGATCGGCTCGGTGAACCGGCGCGCCACGAAGGCCGAGAGGATCGCCGAGAGCGCCGCCGACCCGAGCACCGCCGCGGCCGGCGCCGCGCCCAGCCCGCCCCGGTCCTGCACCAGGACCACCGCCAGGACCGCGGTGGGCAGCGCGCTCGCCGCCAGCATCGAGAGGAACAGCGTCCGGAACACCCTCATCGCGCCCGCACCGCCCGCTCGAGCGCGCGCGCCAGCGCCTTGCGCGTCACCGGCTTCTCCAGCACCACCTCGGCGGCGTCGGCGCCCTCCACCCCGCGGACGCTGCGGCCGCTGATGGCGGTCAGGAGGACGGCCGGGGCGCGCGAGCCGGCCTCGCGGATGGCGCGGAGCGCGTCCAGCCCGGAGAGCCGCGGCATGAGGAAGTCGAGGACGAGCAGGTCGGGCGCCTCGCGGGCCGCCAGCTCCACCGCCTCCGGCCCGCTCCCGGCCGCGACCACCTCGTGGCCGAGCTCGGCGAGCAGGTCGGCGACCATGGTCCGGACCAGCCGGTCGTCGTCTGCGATGAGGACCTTCACGCGCCGCACCTGGAGCGCGGAGGATAGCACGCCGCCCCGGCGCCGCCGGGGCGCGGGCGGGCGCCCGGCGCGCGCGTCACGGGCCCAGGCCCACCCACTCCGACCCGTCCTCGTACACCTCGCGCTTCCAGATGGGGACGTCCTGCTTCAGCCGCTCGATGCACGCCTCGCAGGCCCGGAACGCCGGGGTGCGGTGCGGGGCGGCGCAGGCGATCACCACCGCCGCCTCGCCGGGCGCGAGCACGCCCACCCGGTGCACGATGGCGACCTGCACCCCGTGCTCGCGGCCGACCGCCTCGCCGATGGCGGCGAGCGTCCGCTCCGCCATGGCCGGGTAGGCCTCGTACTCGAGCCGCAGCACGCGGCGGCCGCGCGTCGCGTCGCGCACCGTGCCGGTGAACGTCACGATCCCGCCCAGCCCCGGCCCGGACACCGCGTCTACCACCTCGGTGAGCGTCAGCGGGCGATCCACCACCTTGAAGACCGGCGCGCCGCCCGCCACCGGCGGGATGAGCGCCACCTCGGCGCCGTCGCGGACCGCGTCGCCGTCGTCGGCGAACGCCTGGTCCACCGAGATGCGGCAGCGCGGCAGGATCCGCGCGAGCGCCGGGTGCGCCGCGGCGAGGACGCGCCGCAGGTCGGCGACGGTGGCGGGGACCTCGGCGAGCGTCTCGCGCGAGGTGCCGGCCGCGTCGCGGGCGCCGGCGAAGTAGAGGACGTGGACGGGCATGGAGGGAGCGTAGCGCGCCGGGAGGCCCGGTTCAGCGCCCGCGCAGGCGGGCCAGGTCGCCGAAGACGGTGACCGCGAGGAGGAGCCCGACGAGCGCCACGAAGCCGATGAGGTGCAGCGCGTTCTCCACCCGCGCGTTCACCCGCCGCCGCGTGACGATCTCGTAGCCCAGGAACACCAGGCGCCCGCCGTCGAGCGCCGGGATGGGGAAGAGGTTCAGCAGGGCCAGCGCCACCGAGATGGTCCAGACCAGGGTGAAGAAGCGCTCCACGCCCTCGTGCGCGCCGCGCACCAGCTCCTGCGCGATGCCCACCGGCCCGGACAGCTCCGCCTTCTGCCTGCCGGAGAACGCCTGGCCGAACGCGGCCAGCTGGCCGCCGAGCTGCGCGTTGGTGCGCGCGAACCCGTCGGCGAGCGCGCCGAGCGCGCCGCGCCGAACCAGCACGTCGTGCTGCCGGAAGCCGACCCGGCCCACCCCGTCGTCGTCCTCCGGCGTGATGGGCAGCGCGAGCCGCTGCGCCGCTGCGCCCTCGCCACGCTCCACGTCGAGCACGATGCGCCGGCCGGGGTGGCGCTGGAGCTGACCGACGAGGTCGGTCCAGCGCTCGACCGGCTGCCCGTCCACCGCGGCGATCCGGTCTCCGGGGCGCAGCCCGGCCACCTCGGCCGGCTTCCCCGGCACCAGCGCGCCCACCCGCGCCGAGGCGTCGGGCGTGCGCAGCCCCACGCTCGCGAGCAGCGCCGCCGCGATGAGCACCGCGGCCAGGTAGTTCATCGCGGGGCCGGCCAGGATCACCCCGAACCGCCGCCAGGCCGGCTGGTTCGCGTACGCGCCGCGGTCGGCCGGGTCCACGTCCTCGCCCGGCGCCATGCCGGCGATGCGCACGTAGCCGCCGAGCGGCAGCGCGGAGATCGCGAACTCGGTCTCGCCGCGGCGGAAGGAGAGCACCACCGGGCCGAACCCGATGCTGAAGCGCTCGACGCGCATGCCGGAGCGGCGGGCGGCGAGGTAGTGCCCGGCCTCGTGCAGCACGATGAGCAGCGACACCGCCAGGACGGCGGCGATCACGGCGACGGCGGTCGTCAATGCTTGGGCTCCTCGCCGAACTCGTCGGCCTCGAACACCTCGACCTCGGCGTCCGGCTCCTGCCAGGCGCGCGCGGGGAGGCCGGCCTTCAGGCACACGTGCTTCAGGAAGGTGGCCGCGTCCCAGCCGTGCTCGACGGCCACCCTGGGGAGGAGCGCGCCGCGGTGCCAGCCCTGCTTCACCAGGAGGCCGTGCCGCCCTACGTGCAGCTCGCCGGGGTCCGCCATGCGCCGGGGCAGGCCGAGCGCCGACACGGACAGCGTGAGCCGGGCGATCTCCTCCGCCGCGAGCGGCGGGAAGCGCGGATCCTCGTGCGCGGCGGCGACCGCCATCGCGGCCACGGTGGCGGCGAGGCTGCCGGCGGGCTGGAACGTGCCGATGCACCCCCGCAGCTCGCCGTCCACCTCGAGCGTGACGAACGCGCCGCGTCGCTCGCCCAGCGCGCCGTCCTCCGGCAGCGGGCGCGGCGGGGTCAGGCCGAGGTGGGCGAGGATCGCGCCGCGCGCGATGCCGAGCAGGGCGGCGCGGTCGGTGGCGGAGAGCGGGGTCATGGGCGGCGCCGGGCGCCGGTGAGCAGCAGGCGCCGCGCGTCGGCGAGGATCTCGCCGTGGTCGAAGGCGATGGGCGAGGGCAGCGCGTCCCAGGCGAAGGCGCGCGCCTCCTCCGCGTCGTCGGCGCCGGCCGGCTCGCCGGCGGCGCGCCCGATGAACACCGCCGAGAGCGTGTGGCGGCGGGGATCGCGGCGCGGGTCCGAGTACACGTAGACGAGGTCCTCGAGCGTCACCTCGAGGCCGGTCTCCTCGCGCGCCTCGCGGATCGCGGCCGCCTCGAGCGTCTCGCCGGCGTCCACGAAGCCGCCCGGAAGCGCCCAGCCGGGCGGCGGGTACTTGCGGCGCACCATCACCACCCGGTCCCCGGGCAGGAGGATCACCACGTCCACGGTGGGCGACGGACCGGCGGGGGGCGGCACGGTGCAGAGGTAGCGCAGGCCGCCCCGGGGGTCAATTCGCGAGGGGGGCCGGGCGCTTCGGCGCGACGGTTCACCGCGGCGCCACGATGAGCGGCGATCCCGCCTCGCCGGGCGGCGGCGCGCCGGCGTCCGGCCCGGCGGTGGCCGGCGCGGCGGGGGGGAACGCCTTCTCGAGGAGCCGCCGGGCGAACGGGATCTCGCCCGCCGCCCTGCCGGCCACCAGCGCCCGCGCGGCCGCGGCGGCGGCGCGGGCGTTCGCGGCGTCGCCGGCGGCGTCGAGGTGCTCGGCCACCGAGTAGAGGCGGCCCGCCAGCAGCGCGCGCCGCGGCGGCTCGAGGTAGCGGACCACCGCCTCGTCCAGGACGCGCGCCATCTGCTCGGCGCGCTGCCGCTCGTCGAGGTAGAGCGGCGACACCGCCACCTCGTCGAGCCGCGCCGCGACCTCGCGCAGGTAGCCCTCGTCGGCGAGCCAGCCGCGCAGCAGCGGCAGGTCGTGGAGCGCGCCGGATGCCTCGAGGGCGGCGGCCTCCTCCGCGTCCGGGAGCGCGGGGAAGCGCGCCGCCGGATCCGGGAGCGGCGCGGCCGGCCCGAGCTGCGCCAGCCAGAGGTCGCTGCCCTCGGGTACGCGCTGGCCGGTCACCTCGTTGCGCGCGCGGGCCTCGGCCACCAGCGCGTGGGCGCGGGCGCGCTCGATCTCGCCGACGCCCATGGCCGCGCCGCGGTCGAGGATGCCCCGCGCGAACGCGCGCCACTCCTTGCGCCCGAGCAGCGCCACCTGCAGCTCCACCAGTCCGCGCTCGTCGGAGATCACCGCCTGCCCGACCTCGATGCCCTTGCCCGGCACGGCGCGCGAGAGCCACACCGCCCGCTCGCCGCGGCCGTCCACCGCCGAGGCGTAGGCGGGCGGGGGCGGCTCGGCCGGCGCGGGCGCGGCGACCGGCGGCGCGGGCCGCGGCGGCTCCGGGACCTGGACCCCTCGGATGCGCAGGAGGTGCAGCCCGCGCTTCGCCTCCTTGGCGACGTCGCGGGAGGCGTGGCCGGCGAGCGCGGCCAGCACGTCCGCGCGGGGCGCCGCGAGCGCGGCGCGCGAGAGGGCCAGCGCGAGCGGCGCTGGGAGCGTCGCGACCTCCTCCGGCTTCGCGCGGGCCAGCCCGAGCACCAGCCGGGCGGCGCGGCCCACCTCCTCGCGCGGGGCGCCGACGAGCGCCGCGATCTCCTGGCTCTCCACGTTCGGGTCGCGGAGCATGGCCAGCAGGCGGTCGGGGTCGAGGGTCGTCATCGCCGGGCAATCTAGCGGCCGGATCGGGGCGGGTCCACACGACGTCCCCCGGCCGCCCCGGCTGCGACCGTCCTTCGCTTGACACCCTGGCGCACCGGTTCCTAGGCTTCGCGCTCCACGCCGGCCGTCCGCGGCCGCTCACCACCGATGGAGACGACCATGATCCGGATGCTCCTCGCGGCCGCTGCCGCGTTCGCCGTCTTCGCCGCGCAGCCGGCGCTCGCGGACGAGGACGGCTGCAAGAACTGCCCGATGCACAAGTCCGCGCAGGCGGACAAGGGCGACAAGAAGGACGCCAAGGTCGGCTGCCCGTGCGCCGGCGAGGGCAAGGAGTGCAAGTGCGGCGCGAACTGCCAGTGCCCGCACTGCGCCGCCAAGAAGGCCGCCGAGAAGAAGGACGACACCAAGAAGAGCTGAGCGGTTTCGCCGCAGCGCAGCATCGGCGGGCCGCCCCGGCGACGGGGCGGCCCTTCGCGTTCCGGTGGGTTGTCGCCGGCGGGCAGGCGCTCTAACCTGTCCGGCCCGCCCCGGGCCGGGCGAGGCCAGAGAGGAGCCACGTGGCACTGCTCGACGAGATCCTGGAGGACAACCGGAAGGTGGCGGGCCCGGGGAAGGACCCCGGCAGCTACATCGCGCACCGGCACCTGTGCATCGTCACGTGCGTGGATCCGCGGCTGACGCACTTCTTCGGCAGCGCGCTCGGCGTCGAGCGCGGCCACGCGGTGGCGCTCCGCGTGCCCGGCGCGCGCATCGCGCCCGGCTCCGAGCTGATGCGCGCGCTGGCCGCGTCCGTGTACGTGAACGACTGCCAGGAGATCCTGGTCATCCCGCACACCGACTGCGGCGTCGCCAGCGTCGGCGGCACCGAGCTGCGCCGCGTGATGCGCGCCCGCGGCGTGGCCGACGCGGACATCCCGCAGGACCCCGGCGCGTTCTTCGGCCTGGTGCCGGACGTGCGCGAGGGCGCCCGCGAGACGGTGCGCGCCATCCGCGCGTCGCCGTTCCTCCCTCGCCACATCCCCGTGCACGCCGCGCTGATGGACATCCGCACCGGCGCGCTGGAGGTCATCGAGCGCGGGTACGAGCACGTGTTCGGGTAGGGGGGCGGGCGGCTTTGAAGGAGCAGGGGGCGGGGCTTTGAAGGAGCGGGGGGGCTTTTGAAGGCGCGGGGGTGGTCGGGGGCTTTGAGGAGCGGGGGTGGTCGGGGCGGGGCTGACTGGCCGTGGGCGGTACGGCGGGATCGGTTTACGAGAAGCTCTTGGGGCGGGGCGCGGGACGCGCGGGGAGCGGGGGGCGCGGGGCGCGCGGGGCGCGCGGGGCGCGCGGGGGCGCGCGGGGGCGCGCGGGGAGCGCGGGGAGCGCGGGGAGCGGGGGGCGCGCGGGGCGCGCGGGGGCGCGCGGGGGCGCGCGGGGGCGCGCGGGGCGCGCGGGGCGCGCGGGGCGCGCCGGGCGCGCGGGGCGCGCCGGGCGCGCCGGGCGCGCGGGGCGGTCACTGTTAGTGATTGTTTGCGGCCCAACGGGAACGCTCTGGGGGCTTGACGGGCGTTGCGGGCGGGGCGGCGTCCGTCAGCGGAATCGCTGGGGCGCAGGGCTCTGGCGCGCCGGCAGGGCGCGGCTGGGGCGCTGGATGACGAGGCGAGGAGTCGCGAGGCCATGGTTGCGCTCGCGCGTCTGGGGGGATCCTGGTGCGTTTCACGAAGCGCGAAGATCGCGTGCGATGCTTCGTGCATGGACAACGCTGCCGAGTTCACGAAGCGTCTCGTCTTTCTGCTCCGCTCCGAGCGGCATGCGATGGCGGAGTTCCTGGTGGCACTGGCGGAGTTCGATCGGCGCGCGCTGTGGCGGGAGCGCGGGCACACGTCGCTGTTCTCGTTCCTGCGTCGCGAGCTGGGGCTGTCGGCCGGCGCGGCGCAGTACCGGAAGACGGCGGCGGAGCTCATCCGGCGGTACCCGGCGGTCGAGAGCGGGTTGCGGGACGGCAAGCTGTGCCTCTCGTCCGTCTGCGAGCTGGCGAAGGTGGTGACCACCGAGAACTGCGCGGAGGTCCTGCCGCGGTTCTACGGCCTGTCGAGCCGGGATGCGGCGGAGGTGGCTGCTTCGATCCGGCCCGTGGCGAACCCGCCGCGGCGCGAGGTCGTCGTGCCGGTGCGGGCGGTCTCTGCACCGGCGATCGGGACGGCGCCTGCTGCGGAGCCGATTCTATTTCGGGCGCCCGAACTGAATGTACCCAGTCGAGTCGAGGCCGCGGCTCACTCCGAGTCCGCTCGCAGTGAGGCTCTCGTAGAGTCCGCTCGCAGTGAGCCTGTCGAACTGCGAGCGGTGTCCGCTGCCCCGAAGCCCAGCACCGTCGACTGGCTCGACTCCGACCAGGCGCGCATGCACCTCACGGTGTCCAAGGCGTTCCTGAAGAAGCTCGACGCCGCGCGTGACGCGCTCTCGCATTCGATGCCCGGCGCCTCCCGCGAGAACGTCCTCGAGGCGGCGCTCGACCTGCTCATCGCCGAGCGCGGCCGGCGGAAGGGGCTCACGGCGAAGCCGCGGAAGGACCCTCGCCCCTCCACGCGCCCGGACCACGTCCCGGCCCACGTCCGCCGCGAGGTCTGGGCCCGCGACGGCGGACGATGCACCTTCGTCCTGGCGTCGGGCGCGACGTGCGGGGCCACGCACCGGCTCGAGCTCGACCACCTCGTGCCCCGGGCGCGCGGCGGGGCCTCCACCGCGGACAACCTCCGGATCCGTTGCCGGGGGCACAACCTCGAGGAGGCGCGGCGCATCCTCGGCGACACGCTCATGGACGCGTATGCCCCGCGCGCTCGCGGCGGGTCGGCATGAGGCGGCGGTCTCACCTCGCGGCGTCGGCGCGGCGAACGGCGGTCCCCGCCGCGGGCGGCGGCGGCGGCATCCCCACCTACCCCGCCGCGGAGCGCTCGGCGGCGCGGGACGGGGCCGTGCGGCGGCGGGCGGCGTGGGCCGCGAGCACCTTCGCGAGGTGCTCGCCCGTGTAGCTGCCGCGCGCCCGCGCGACCTCCTCCGGCGTCCCCTCGGCGATGATCCGGCCGCCCTCGTCGCCGCCCTCGGGCCCCAGGTCCATGACCCAGTCCGCGTACTTGATGACGTCGAGGTTGTGCTCGATGACCACCACGCTGTTGCCGGCGTCCACCAGCCGGTCGAGCACGTGGAGCAGCCGCTTCACGTCCTCGAAGTGCAGGCCGGTGGTCGGCTCGTCGAGCACGTAGAGCGTCCGCCCGGTGCCCACCCGCGCCAGCTCGCGCGACAGCTTGATGCGCTGCGCCTCGCCGCCGGAGAGGGTGGTCGAGGGCTGGCCCAGCTTCAGGTAGCCGAGCCCGACATCCTCGAGCGTCCGCAGGATGCGGGCGATCTCCTTGTGGTTCTGGAACAGCGCGCCCGCCTCGGTGACCGACAGGTCGAGCACCTCGGCGACGTTCTTGCCCTTGAACGTGACCCGGAGCGTGGCGTCGTTGAAGCGCTTGCCGCCGCACACCTCGCACGGCACCAGCACGTCGGCGAGGAAGTGCATCTCGACGAGCTTCATGCCGTCGCCCTGGCAC encodes:
- a CDS encoding beta-class carbonic anhydrase encodes the protein MALLDEILEDNRKVAGPGKDPGSYIAHRHLCIVTCVDPRLTHFFGSALGVERGHAVALRVPGARIAPGSELMRALAASVYVNDCQEILVIPHTDCGVASVGGTELRRVMRARGVADADIPQDPGAFFGLVPDVREGARETVRAIRASPFLPRHIPVHAALMDIRTGALEVIERGYEHVFG
- a CDS encoding M50 family metallopeptidase, with amino-acid sequence MTTAVAVIAAVLAVSLLIVLHEAGHYLAARRSGMRVERFSIGFGPVVLSFRRGETEFAISALPLGGYVRIAGMAPGEDVDPADRGAYANQPAWRRFGVILAGPAMNYLAAVLIAAALLASVGLRTPDASARVGALVPGKPAEVAGLRPGDRIAAVDGQPVERWTDLVGQLQRHPGRRIVLDVERGEGAAAQRLALPITPEDDDGVGRVGFRQHDVLVRRGALGALADGFARTNAQLGGQLAAFGQAFSGRQKAELSGPVGIAQELVRGAHEGVERFFTLVWTISVALALLNLFPIPALDGGRLVFLGYEIVTRRRVNARVENALHLIGFVALVGLLLAVTVFGDLARLRGR
- a CDS encoding HNH endonuclease; this translates as MDNAAEFTKRLVFLLRSERHAMAEFLVALAEFDRRALWRERGHTSLFSFLRRELGLSAGAAQYRKTAAELIRRYPAVESGLRDGKLCLSSVCELAKVVTTENCAEVLPRFYGLSSRDAAEVAASIRPVANPPRREVVVPVRAVSAPAIGTAPAAEPILFRAPELNVPSRVEAAAHSESARSEALVESARSEPVELRAVSAAPKPSTVDWLDSDQARMHLTVSKAFLKKLDAARDALSHSMPGASRENVLEAALDLLIAERGRRKGLTAKPRKDPRPSTRPDHVPAHVRREVWARDGGRCTFVLASGATCGATHRLELDHLVPRARGGASTADNLRIRCRGHNLEEARRILGDTLMDAYAPRARGGSA
- a CDS encoding response regulator; translation: MRRVKVLIADDDRLVRTMVADLLAELGHEVVAAGSGPEAVELAAREAPDLLVLDFLMPRLSGLDALRAIREAGSRAPAVLLTAISGRSVRGVEGADAAEVVLEKPVTRKALARALERAVRAR
- a CDS encoding HAD family hydrolase — translated: MPRLAILDLDGTLVDSLDDLAASVNHALATVGLPPRTTDEIRGFVGEGARVLLERALGPHAERLEPALAAWRAHYEVHCLDATRTYPGLAAALAGAGRTLAVHTNKPGAMARRILDGLGLLGRFAVVVGGDEAPRKPDPEGVRIIQSRVGATDAETVFVGDSPVDVATARAAGVQMVAVGWGLRSRAALLDAGATVLVESAAELVPWLA
- a CDS encoding NUDIX domain-containing protein; the protein is MPPPAGPSPTVDVVILLPGDRVVMVRRKYPPPGWALPGGFVDAGETLEAAAIREAREETGLEVTLEDLVYVYSDPRRDPRRHTLSAVFIGRAAGEPAGADDAEEARAFAWDALPSPIAFDHGEILADARRLLLTGARRRP
- a CDS encoding S1C family serine protease, with protein sequence MSGWTVLLAAVQLVAGPAPGAGGAAPAAPAAAASPVAASAGASARGALYTEAARAPAPPPQAMAGLPDLSRLAEAAIPAVVGVVTLQPEPPQGQGSDDGLRELFDKLHDGPRRGIGSGFVIQRDGWVLTNAHVVEGADRVEVDLGGGVPRLAARVVGLDGESDVALLKVDAPRPLPVVPLGDSDRITVAEWVMVIGSPFGLDHSVTLGIISHTGRNDISPVGRPGTYDFIQTDASINPGNSGGPLLNLRGEVVGIATAVNATGQGIGFAIPINMAKEIVGQLRERGRVVRSWMGVSVRELTPQQGVPPGGVEITEVAAGGPAAVAGLRPGDVIISIQGHAVHTPSRLRWYVSTAGVGREVELRLRRAGNPERTQKVLLAEVPVHEQARAEARQVLGE
- a CDS encoding molybdenum cofactor biosynthesis protein MoaE, giving the protein MPVHVLYFAGARDAAGTSRETLAEVPATVADLRRVLAAAHPALARILPRCRISVDQAFADDGDAVRDGAEVALIPPVAGGAPVFKVVDRPLTLTEVVDAVSGPGLGGIVTFTGTVRDATRGRRVLRLEYEAYPAMAERTLAAIGEAVGREHGVQVAIVHRVGVLAPGEAAVVIACAAPHRTPAFRACEACIERLKQDVPIWKREVYEDGSEWVGLGP
- a CDS encoding HD-GYP domain-containing protein, encoding MRVFRTLFLSMLAASALPTAVLAVVLVQDRGGLGAAPAAAVLGSAALSAILSAFVARRFTEPIRASVQGALEIARGRFGRQLAVRSRDELGDLAHAFNHMSRELAGYDAENRRLVAALERGYLDTIRSLASAIDAKDPYTRGHSQRVAELAVEIGRELGLGPQALLALEYGGVLHDVGKIGIPDHVLAKPVPLTAEEMALMREHPRIGAEIVGGVAFLREALPAIRCHHERWDGAGYPDRLAGGDIPLAARIVNAADTWDACTSDRPYQAALAPGAAAGVLAELRGAQLDPAVHDALLAVLRRRGALPPAGSAESAA
- the amrA gene encoding AmmeMemoRadiSam system protein A; translation: MTPLSATDRAALLGIARGAILAHLGLTPPRPLPEDGALGERRGAFVTLEVDGELRGCIGTFQPAGSLAATVAAMAVAAAHEDPRFPPLAAEEIARLTLSVSALGLPRRMADPGELHVGRHGLLVKQGWHRGALLPRVAVEHGWDAATFLKHVCLKAGLPARAWQEPDAEVEVFEADEFGEEPKH